TATATGTCATGTATAAGTAGAAACAACTGAACACCTTTTATTTTACTGTCCCTTTGCCAAGGAAATTTGGGAATCAGCTTCCAATCCTGTGCACGTATCCTTAAACAGATCAAGTAACCTTTTAGATCTTTGTAACAGCTGGTTGACTAATCATAGGTCATACATTTCCATTGAAATGCTCTTAACTAAGATGTGGTTTATCTGGAAGGAAAGATGTGACAGAGTGTTTGAAAACAAATCTGAAACAGCTAGGAACTTAGCTCTAGAAATTCAGAGACACTTAGACTTTTGGTcaataaggaaaaagaaatgcCCTAAACCTAAAGGgatgaaaaagaagaagcaaaTGCAAACATGGAAGTAACCTGACAAAGATACACTAAAGATAAATGTAGATACAACCTGGATCTCTGATTTATTACCATCTAGCTATGCTTTAAATTTAAGAAATGATGCAGTAAAGTGTGGAGGAGGAAGAGCAGGGCAATCCACAAGTGCAGATCCACAAGAAGCAAAAGCTATAGGAGTCTTACAGGCAGCAATTTGGGCAAAAGTAAAGCAGATTCAAAGTTTCAGCATAGAGGGCGACTGTGAAAGCATCTTCAAGTATCTTAAGGAGCATTTTCCTGACATCTCCTGGCGTGCACAGGCTTGTATTGATGAAGCCAATAGGATAACTAAACTATGTCATAATTTTTTGGGATTTCATTCTGTTCCTAGACTAGGTAACCAAGTAGCGGATGTTTTAGCAAAATTTGTTAGGCCTGTAAATTCGGTTATTGAATGATAGACTTCTCCTCCTCTATGTAGCTTAAAACATATCCTactagataaatctaatatttgGAAACTTGCTACTCCCGGATAGATGGCTCTAATTCGGTTGTATCGAAACTCTTTGCGAGTCCTAGTTTCTTTAATGAAATGTctaatttacaaaaataaataaataaatgcatCTACTACAATCGAGCCGGCTGTAACTTAGCGAGTAGGAAGAGCGGCACCCTAACAAGACTAAAACTAGAAACCCTAGATGACTCAAAAATACACGTACAACAAGGAGGAGGCAGCACCTGTCACCTAACTTAAACGAGACCGGACAAAGAATATCTCTAACGAATTTTCAACTTTtgaatctctctctctctgtcgTATTTTATAGATCTGATTATCCAGAGTACAGAAAACTCGTTGGTTCGTCGTCACTATTCTCTCTGTAATAAACGGTATTATTCCAGATCTCCAATCTCATCTTTAAAGCaaacttgatttttctttttcaattttttctctgCTAATTTTCGAATCCATGGATGTATTTGTTACATATACGCAGCAATATTCACTTGAAACTTATGATTTCTTAATTTTTTATATCTATCTTTAATATGTGTGTTGCTTTTGAAAGATACGAGAAATTTGCGTTATCTATTGTTGATAATTTGTCATGTTAATGACTGGATATTATGTTTTCGGATTTCAGGAATTTGAGTATCAGAAGGTGTTATTTTGTATTGAAAAGATAGGGTGTATTTGTTTGAGATTGAGAATAAGATGAAGTACTTGGAATTCACAAATCTTGACAGGTAATATACTTGAAAACTTGGATATTTATTCTAGTCAATTAGAAGTGGCTGCTATTGTGTTTTAACAATTTGGTTGTGCTATGGTAGTCCTGGATAACTTATTTGTGTGTGTTTTATGCTTGTAAGAATTTACCGACTATATCTTTTATGTTACTTTTCAGGATTAATCAGTTCCTTAATTACGTAAGTTTTGGGGAATATTGCATCAAAGGAAGTTTAGAAGCTTACTCATGTAAGTGAAATGATGGAACTATGGAAATTTTGTAGTATAATAACTTATATATGAAGACTGTAGATCTTATTTGCTGTGTTGTACCTTTTTAGGCAAACATACTGGAACCGATAAGAAGCTGTCATTTAGTTTGGATCAAGAGGTAATTTACATCTTTTTATTCGCTACTTCTCGTGGCTTATAGACCTCTGTTTTATTATATTGGTTGTTTATCTGTTTCCCACTATGTATGTTTGTGCTTCCTGTGTTGATTGATAAAATAAGAACTTGAAGTTAGAACTCTTAATGTCATCACAACTGACAACACATTTTAAAAAAGAACGGGATTATTATGCAATCTTGACTTCTGATCAAATATGACTTTAGAATATTGAACTACTAGACATGACCTTGAGGAATTTGATACCCAGTTTTGTAATCAACTAAAGAGTACCCGCACTCAGGTTTTTCTTAGCATTTATGAATCAATATTTAAGAAAAGCAACATGGAACTTGCGATAGAAAATGTGGCACCAGTCTTACAGTATTGATTGTAGAACATCAGACTTGGAATAAATGTAAATAAAAAGCATACCATAGAGTGGGAAGTACAAGGATTGTGGTAAAACTCATTTCTCACCGCAAAGTCACATGTAAACTTGAAGTATTATCTCTGTTTTCATGTTTCAATTCTTATAAGGTTTAGCAAAAATTGCTTCAATGTGCATTATAGTTGGTCACTCTCTTCTTTTACTCTGACCGGAATGAGTTTGACTGAGAGGGTTGGAATTATCATTTGGGACCTCAATTGGTCTTACAACACTGATTAGGATAGTTAAGAGTATGCACTTTCAAGGATGATAAACCTTACCTAAAGGCACAGTGGAAGCAACAAATTTACTCTGTTGAACAACTTATCTGTTTTCCTTTAGCAGCTAAATATAATTTAGTAAGCAATGTTATGCATAGTTTTGGAAACTCCAGCTCTTGTAACATTCTTCGATGATGCTTCAAGTTTACAATTATTAATTACCGAAGGAAATCATATTATTGATTGATGAACTTCAGctgtatttattttcttttgcataTTAACCATCATTCACCCACTAGTTTTCTTTTCAATGTTGTTAATTAATTGCTTACTAATTAAGGGAAGATGTGCAGTCTATCTTGCTTCTATGAGGCAAGGTTCTTTACAGAAATCAATAGTTAGTGCCCAAGTTCTATTTCTTATGTTATTTGGAACTATTTGGATGTAATTGCGTGTTTGTGCCAAATGTTGTTTGTCTTTTCAAATTGCGGCAGTGGTGTTTAACATTTTCTGTTGTTATTCCATGTAGATTCTGGATTATCTTGGACAATCTGCAGACAGTGACCCCCCCTCTCCGGCTAGTATCTTGTCTAGTAGATCCAGGTGCCTGAAGGTTACCAAAATACTTTTGGCAACTCGAGCTTTCTTGTATATTTTTCTAACTATTTAATGTTCTCACCGTTCATTCCAGCCGAAAGACGTTGATTTACCTGGTGCTTACGCTCGGTCACATGTATCCAGATTACGATTTCAGGTATCTGTGCTCTTCATTTACATTGGACTGGGAAGGAGGATATTGGGTAATGCCATGGTCAGCTTGTACGGCGACGTGGCAACCCGCTTTGTATCCTCTTTTTCCAATAATGGGAGTGTTGTCAGAAGGTTTGACAGACGGTTCTAAGAATCGTTGCTCTAGGTGGAGCTGAGAGTTCGAGTCTCTCcatatcccaaaaaaaaaaaaaattgtggttgTCCCCACTGTCCCTTGATCATATCTGATGTATTAATGGAAAGTCAAACCAATTGGCTTATCCATGTATCTACGGGCATGATCACATGAGAGGTAACATATTCTTTACATAACCGTGTCTGTCCATGTGTTTCGGGTTTATCAGCGCAGTGCAAGCTCACCGTTTCTTCAGAGAAGAAGATTGGACCAGTGTTAAGCAGACATATGACACCTACATGTTTGAAGTAGCGAAGGTATGCTGAGTGTTACATGATTAAATGAATACTAAGCCATATATTAGAGTTTGGTGTGTCTTAGCTACTAAGTGGGAATGAGCTTCAGATATTCCCAAGTCTTAATTATCTCTAAGTAACCAACTGCTTGAAAATACTACACTCTCTCTAATTTCATATTTTTCTGTTGGACCTCGTTATAGATGCTAAAATTTAGATTTCAGAAGACTAGCATGAAATGATTCTTGAGCACACAAAAAAGTCTTTGATATCCGATGCAACAGAACACCATTTTCTTTGTGTGCTTAATCTGCTGCTAtgttatactaaacattgtttagTTTAACCTATTTGCTATCTAGTATTGCAGCCTCAAATTTCATGCATTCAGTCCACCTCAGCACATTGTAGAGCAGAACACCTTAGTATCAAAATCGCAACACAAAAAGACCGTTATGCTCGTCAATTAGAGTTTGAGATGTACCCTTTTCCGTGGCTGCTTGTTTAGTCTCCCCCTTGTTTAATTCTACTCCAGTACCTTGGACACATGCACCCACCCATTTGGCCAGTCTCTTTCTCATTTTTACGTAGACGCCTTCATTACTACACCTTTGTAGTTTTGTCTTTCAAATTCTCTAAAAAGGATGGTTTTGCTCATTCGTTATACAAAAAttatcttttttttcctttttccttttttttttgttgacatTTTCTGGATTGAAACCAATCAAAAGATGTATAGTTCTGGATTGCAATATATCATGTGGTGCTATTGGAACTTTAGGTGGTTGGAATATGTTAAGCCCCTTACTGTACTACCCTATAGCCGTTAAAACAAtctttggaagcaggaatgggCAGCTGCTAGTGGGGGCAGTGATTTACTGGAAAGCTTGTATAAGTCATTGGATGAGGTGAGCTTGTTTAGAGGTGTGGAGTAAGGTTTTACTGCTGTACGTATCCAAAGACAGTTTAGTAATATTTAGATATGCAGGTTGTGAAACTTGGCGAATGTGAAATTTACTGTTACAGTCCAGAACCGGATTCAGATGGAGATCCTTTCTTGGAAAGGGGAGCCATGTAAGATCATGTCTTACGTTTGTATATTAATTGATTCTCTTTGTTATAGCAGGAAGTTTGATTCCTCCATCTctgatatttttgtttgttttctagATGGTCCTTCAACTTCTTCTTTTACAATAGAAAGATAAAACGCGTCATCAGCTTTCGCTGTTGCTGCTTAAGGTAGGCCACATTGTTTATGTGAGAAGTGGTGGAAATAGATAGTGAGAATCTATTAACTTGGTTGTGCCTTTCTGCTATTTGAGCCTCATAATCTACAATTGTATGTTGCAGCAATTTGGCAGCTGAGGGTTTTCTTATGGATGAGTCACGGGATGACGAAGACGGGTACATTTTCAGCAACATGGACATGTGAAATGTCCAATATACATATTGGCTACTTCCTGAATTCGTATATGTTATAGTGGCTTACACCTTAGACCTGTTAATGTATGCTGTATAATATATATACATAAGTAGGTAGTTAGTTAGAGCCGAACTGTACTATGTGATTGGAATAAGCAGTACAATGGCATTGCAAGGTGAAGATATTCGGTTGTATCTATTTGCAGATAATGTACATCATAGAAACCCTTACAACAGCTGTGTTGTAAAGGTGATGCTATGATAGTCTCAATATTGTCAAACATTCATTTTCGATCAGCATTTGTGTTTAATTCTACGCACCTATGTTATCATTGGATACTACTAATCAGGCTGTTTGAGACCCCTACACCCTTACTAACATAGGGAGGGTACAGCATACAGGTGTTCCTAAGAGCTCATCTGTTCAGAGTTTAAATTTGTGAATAAGGTTTGTACTTAGCAAGCTTGCTCAACCTATTGCTCAACCTGTCTGTACTATTGCTCAGGACCATTTGCAGTACTTTCGTCCAACACGCGTTGGGTAATTGAAATATTTGTTTCTGGATATGTATCAATGTAATCCAATATTGAAAAAAAATCTATTGATGTCATTTTCTTGGATGGTCATAGACTCGGAGTTTCTTCCATCACAGATTTTGCAGAAAAGTTTGAAACTCGGCAATAACTGCTGAAATGTGGTTTTGTAGACGGCAATTGTTAGTCCTTCGTCGACACTTTGGAACAACAAATTTTATGAAATCCGTTTTCACTGCTTAATAACAAACAGAATCTGGTCGATGGCCTCTAGTTCTCTGTTGTTTTCTACCTTCCATTCCTCATCCATTCAGGGTTCCACATACTTATTTTCTTATCCAGTCGGTCTTTTGTATGGCAAAaatttcattaacaaaaatatcaagatttggATTGTTTCGGATAATGATTTAACTTTCTTGTTTGACAATTCTCTTCCAAAAatgaaccctaaaaaaaaattagccAAGGATAAATAGATTAATTATTAATATATGAACACGTGTCCATTTCTGATATTTAATTCTGAAACCCCATCTTCACACCCAATCCCCATAATCTGATTTGATCTTCCCATCTTTcagcaccaaaaaaaaaatcaccaaccCTAGAAATTATTACAGCAAGAACTTAAACTCGATCCAGAATCAGCCAGAGAAAAGAGTAAACCAAGAATGACCACTACAACTTCTTCATTTTCATGTATACCAATCAGAACTTACACTCAGCAAaaccagaggggttttctcattTCAAGAAGAAATTCCCTTGTTGTTTTTGATACAAGAAGAAAACAGAGGATTATATCTTGTGAAGTTGCACTGAAACCTGATTCTGcatcagtttcttcttcttcttcttctaaatctgAGGATGAATTGATGCTAGAAAAGGTTGGAGCTAGGGTTAGGGTAAAAGTACCATTGATAGTCTACCATGTACCTAAAGTACCTGAAGTCGATATTACTGGATTAGAAGGGACAATTAAACAATATGTTGGTTTATGGAAAGGGAAGAATATATCTGCTAATCTTCCATTTAAGGTTGAATTCTTTAAAGAAATTGAAGGTCGTGGTAATGTTAAAATTGTTGCTCATCTTAAAGAAGATGAATTTGAATATCTTGATTAATCTAATttcatcgaagaagaagaagatgtagtaTTCTCGGTCACTCAATGTGCAGTGTATTATATTACTGGGAAGGAATTTATTTTGCTTATCATCCTGAGCTTTTGGATTGTAAGTTAAATCcaaatttcttctttttgttgttgttgttgttgttgttattgttacTACTGCTGGTAAATCTATTATACAATTGAAACTCTACTGGTTTAGTATTAGGAAAAATAAACAAGATTTTAATTGCTTTAATTCACCTTTTTGGATGTATACTAGTTACAATtctgttgatttttgttttttcatttgaagctTTTGGTAACTGAATGCTGAATGAGGCTTTGAGTGCTTGCTGGTTTATGCTTTTccctcatttttaattttttgtagaTATTTGTTCTAGGTTTGGTGGATGGTGGTGGTTTTATCTGATTGCATTATGTGATGGTTGATGGATGATTGATTGTAGTCATGGCGTTTTATGCTTGTGATACTCTGCATAATCTCCTAGTGATGGGTTTCGATTGAATCTTTCATATGACTATTCTAGATAAATGATACATCATACATAATTGGAGAGTGTAGCATTTGTAGTTGGTGTCTATGTGTTCACTTCATCCATCTTTCTGTTTTCATATCTAGTTGAATGTTAGTATAGAGTTTGAGGTTTTCAGCTTTGGAGCTCTCGTCTTTTATTTATCCTGTTGTAAAAGCATGTAGTAGTAAGTTAAACAAACCTTCTCATTTGCTTCTCATTAATTCATATGAAATATCTCTTGACCCTAAGGATGGGGTGATGACGACTTATTGCAGTATTATTTGGCCAGTGTATAAAGTTGTGTGTTTATTTGAACATCAACAAATGCACCTCTGCGAAATCTCTTGGAGTTATACATTTCAACCAATTGTTTATGTTCTTTGCATTTTATATTATGTGACTTATATGCCGCACTGTAGATATGTTATGGTTTTCACCGGTACAATTTGAGTTTGACATTTGATACCCTAGGAGGCAGTAACTTTGACACTACAGAACTATAAAGACATATAagcttcttcatcacaaaacacTAGCAACTGAGTAATACACCACTTTGGAGACGAATTTCTCTCGAAAGAATGTTTTGCCATTTAAGCTTTATAATTTGATGTTGAGTAAATTGATTATCTTTGTGGGAACCATGGTGTTTGTATGGCAAAAA
The nucleotide sequence above comes from Papaver somniferum cultivar HN1 chromosome 8, ASM357369v1, whole genome shotgun sequence. Encoded proteins:
- the LOC113303509 gene encoding repressor of RNA polymerase III transcription MAF1 homolog — its product is MKYLEFTNLDRINQFLNYVSFGEYCIKGSLEAYSCKHTGTDKKLSFSLDQEILDYLGQSADSDPPSPASILSSRSSRKTLIYLVLTLGHMYPDYDFSAVQAHRFFREEDWTSVKQTYDTYMFEVAKEWAAASGGSDLLESLYKSLDEVVKLGECEIYCYSPEPDSDGDPFLERGAIWSFNFFFYNRKIKRVISFRCCCLSNLAAEGFLMDESRDDEDGYIFSNMDM
- the LOC113303510 gene encoding ferredoxin-thioredoxin reductase, variable chain-like, coding for MTTTTSSFSCIPIRTYTQQNQRGFLISRRNSLVVFDTRRKQRIISCEVALKPDSASVSSSSSSKSEDELMLEKVGARVRVKVPLIVYHVPKVPEVDITGLEGTIKQYVGLWKGKNISANLPFKVEFFKEIEGRGNVKIVAHLKEDEFEYLD